Proteins from a genomic interval of Clostridium sp. M62/1:
- a CDS encoding nucleotidyltransferase family protein yields MRETSLVIMAAGIGSRFGGGIKQLEPVGPGGEIIMDYSIHDALEAGFNRIIFIIRKDLEKDFREIIGNRIEKIAPVSYAFQELSDLPEGYRLPEGRTKPWGTGQAVLCAKELVREPFLVINADDYYGKEAFRLIHDYLVNAREDRGDVYDICMAGFILSNTLSENGGVTRGVCRVGEDGILKSVTETYNIEKRDGILTASDREGNPVRVSGSQHVSMNMWGLTPDFMGALEKGFPKFLSDLKEGDLKSEYLLPTIIDQMIREGRAKVRVLETRDRWFGVTYREDRESVSREIRRLCESGVYPEHLF; encoded by the coding sequence ATGAGAGAAACATCACTGGTAATTATGGCAGCGGGTATTGGGAGCCGCTTCGGAGGAGGGATCAAGCAGCTGGAGCCTGTGGGGCCCGGCGGTGAAATTATTATGGATTATTCCATCCACGACGCCCTTGAGGCAGGCTTTAACCGGATCATATTTATCATAAGGAAGGACCTGGAGAAGGATTTCAGAGAGATTATAGGAAACAGGATAGAGAAAATTGCGCCTGTCTCCTACGCATTTCAGGAGCTTTCTGATCTTCCGGAGGGATATCGTCTTCCGGAGGGAAGGACGAAGCCCTGGGGAACCGGACAGGCGGTGCTTTGCGCAAAGGAGCTGGTAAGGGAGCCGTTTCTTGTTATCAATGCAGATGACTATTACGGAAAAGAGGCCTTCCGCCTGATCCATGATTATCTGGTGAATGCCAGGGAGGACAGGGGGGACGTCTACGATATCTGCATGGCAGGCTTTATTCTCTCAAACACGCTCAGCGAGAACGGGGGAGTTACCCGCGGAGTCTGCCGCGTGGGAGAGGACGGAATCTTAAAAAGCGTGACGGAAACCTATAACATAGAAAAAAGAGACGGGATTCTCACTGCTTCCGACAGAGAGGGCAATCCGGTCAGGGTTTCAGGAAGCCAGCACGTCTCCATGAATATGTGGGGGCTGACCCCGGACTTTATGGGAGCTCTCGAAAAGGGCTTTCCGAAGTTCCTGTCAGACCTTAAGGAAGGGGACCTGAAATCGGAGTATCTGCTTCCGACGATTATTGACCAGATGATTCGTGAAGGAAGGGCAAAGGTGAGAGTGCTGGAGACGAGAGACCGGTGGTTCGGTGTTACCTACAGGGAAGACAGGGAGTCTGTGAGCCGTGAGATCCGCAGGCTCTGCGAGAGCGGTGTCTATCCGGAACACCTGTTTTAA